One Brassica napus cultivar Da-Ae chromosome A5, Da-Ae, whole genome shotgun sequence DNA window includes the following coding sequences:
- the LOC125608555 gene encoding metal tolerance protein C4-like codes for MDDQDMRKILHFLKNDSVVDALYDCKSEVIGPGSFRFKAEIDFNGQVVVQNYLKRTKREEWAKLFREAAKKGDDPAMLNIMSNYGEEVVTALGSEVIRLEKQIRELVPGIQHVDIEAHNPMDQSL; via the exons ATGGATGATCAAGACATGCGTAAAATTCTTCATTTTTTAAAGAACGACTCG GTGGTAGATGCTCTATATGATTGCAAAAGTGAAGTGATTGGTCCTGGATCCTTCAGATTTAAAGCTGAAATAG ATTTCAATGGGCAGGTTGTTGTCCAAAACTATTTGAAGAGAACTAAGCGTGAAGAGTGGGCAAAACTG TTTCGCGAGGCTGCAAAGAAAGGAGATGATCCTGCAATGCTCAATATTATGTCAAACTACG GTGAGGAAGTTGTAACGGCTTTAGGAAGTGAAGTAATCCGTTTAGAGAAACAGATCCGAGAGCTTGTCCCTGGAATCCAGCACGTTGACATCGAAGCACACAATCCCATGGACCAATCTCTatga